Below is a window of Chloroflexota bacterium DNA.
GTACAAGATACCCACCCGCGGGTTGATCGGATTCAATGCCTTCTTTCTTCAGACCACTCGGGGCGATGGTGTAAAGAGCAGCTTCTTTACCTCATACGAACCTATGGAGGGGGACATAAAATCACACGGCGGCGGAGTGCTCGTGGCGTCTGAGGGGGGAACCGCCGTCACCTACGGTCTGCTCAATGCTCAGGGAAGAGGCGACACATTCATCGATCCGGGCATTATGGTCTATGAGGGGATGATTATCGGCTCGCACCGTCGTGACGGGGACATCGAGATTAACGTCTGCAAGCAGAAGAAGTTGACAAACATACGGTCGTCGACTGCCGATATTGCCAAGCGCCTGAACGCCACAGTGAGGATGAGCCTCGAGGAAGCGCTGGCGTTCATTGCGGACGACGAGCTGCTTGAAGTCACACCCTTGAATCTTCGTCTGCGCAAGGCGGAACTCTCTGCCCACGAGCGTAAGCGCAACCGCCGGGACCAAGCGCGCGCCCGGAACTAATGGAGGCTCCTTACCGCTGAGGATTCCGACTTGTCGAGGCAATGGTAAGATTATCTCCATAGGCAACTGGTCTGTGTAATGCGGATGTTAGAAGTATGGGCACTCGGTCGATTTCAGGCATACTACGTCACGACAGTGGGGTGGCGCGCAGGGTCGTCTGCTTTGGAATGATAACGCCAGCAAGGGTTCTGGTGGTTGACGAGCTACCGGAAGGGAGCACCGGCGCGGGATGGAAGACGGCGCTGCCATTCACGTCGAGGCTCCTGTACTGGATGTCGCAGATACCTGTGGCGCCGGGGCGACATTCTCGGCGGCCTTCATCAGCAGCAGGCTGAACGGAAGTGAATTTGAGTGGTGCCTGAGATTCGCAGTCGCGGCAGCATCACTAAAGTGTTCCGTTATCGGACCGAGGGCGTTCTCTCCGGCAGCGGTGAACAGGCTCGCGGACACCCTGCCTGCGACAATCCTCAGCCCATAATAGGCCATTCGGGTTGCAGGTCTATGCTGAGCCGTTTCGCTCGCGCGGCGACAGATTCGGAGACACTCCGGTAAGCCTCGATCTCGTCCACTCTGGTTGAGCGTCCTCCGCTGAAGACGACCTCTCCGTTGACCAGAACCGTATCCACACTGCCCGTTCCCATAGTAAATGCCAGCAAGTGGAGCGGGTTGTTGGAGGGATAAGCTTCAGCCGTATGCGCCGACCTCACCACGATATCCGCGCGCTTGCCGGTCTCCAGACTTCCCAGTTCCGTTTCCATTCCGGCGGCAGCGGCGGCATTGACAGTCTGCATTTCGAGTAGCGCACCAGGCGACAGAGGGTCCTTATAGGTCTGTGATGCGTAGCGCGCGGCAAGTAGGGTATCTCCCGGCGTGGAGTCCCTGGCGGCGTCGGTGCCTAGCGAGACGCGGACTCCACGGTGATAACGCTCAGCCATCTTAAATCTCGCGCCTTGTCCGATGCCCAGAGAGAAGAAGGCAGCCGGGCACCATACAATCTTGCAGCCGGATTCGTAAACTGCGGTTTCTTCCGCTTCGTCAAGCACGTTCGCATGGACGATGACGGTATGCTCATCTAGGACACCAAGCTCCTGTAAGTGAACGATTTGGCTGGTTCCGGTGATAGCGCGGTAGATATCCGCCTCTTCCGGGACATAGCCTGCGTGCAGATGCAGCGGCACGTTGTTCTCGCGGGCACACGCGTGGGCGGCCTGCAACAGCTCGGGCGAGGCAGTCCCGACGCCATAGACAAATACATACCCGCGAACCGGAGATTCCGGGTCAGTGTTACGGTGAAGCTCCGTGTCCAGCTGTTTGAGCGAACGATCAAGGCTGACGGGCGCGCGAGCCGTCAGGCTCGGACTCACGAGCGAGGGGATCGCATCGAAGGTCTCTTGCCGGTCCCATAGATAGATCGGAGCGAATAGCGCCCTCAAACCCACACGCTCGACCGCCTCAGCCGCCGACTCGGTCGAGAACATCGAGCCCGGCTCGATGAACATCGTGAAGCCGCCTTGAAGCATCTCCAGACAGCCCAGGACGGTAGCCGCCGCCTCGTCCTCAGCCGTTACTCCCGCCTTCCAGTCCGCGAAATTGACTTGCGACGAGCTTGCACTGCGTACGTTGGCGAAGACCCCTCGACACGAAGTATGCACAATGTGATTGTGTGCATCGATGAATCCCGGATGTACGATGCCGCCTCCCGAATCCACCGTCTCCCTGGCATCAAAGCGCTGTGTCAGCTCCGCGTCGATGCCAACCTCTACGATGCGCGATCCAGTGATCGCCACCGCGCCTGGACGATAGATTCTACGCTCCGAATCCATTGTGATGATCTGGCCGTTGCGTATGAGAAGATCGCAGGTACTCTTGTTTACTGCACTCCACTCCATGTCACCGTAGATGTCCTAGGATTTAGCGATATAGATCGGAATCGAAAGCTGTCATACAATTCCCCTTTTTGCCGCCGTAGTTGCCACAATGGAGAGGATAGCAGATAAGCCTCTTACCTCTGAGTCGGGAAACTCTTACGAGAGACGTCTCAGCCGAGCCTGGGTCAGCAGCACGAAAACCATCACGCAGATGAGCGCCACACCCATGAATCCGATGACGGTCTGCCCACCCAGGTAATCGGTGAGGTAGCCCGCAGGTGTAATGCTGAGTGGCATCAGGCCGTAGTTGAGCATAAACAGGCTCATGATTCTCCCACGGTACTCAGGACTTGCCAGTTCGATTATGAGGGTCTGGTTGAGCGCCTGCCGTCCCGAGTCACCTATCCCCAGCAGCACCATTATCACGGCGGCGGCGCTGTACACAGGTATCGCAGCAACCAACACCAGCCCGACACCGGACATGA
It encodes the following:
- a CDS encoding amidohydrolase family protein, with translation MEWSAVNKSTCDLLIRNGQIITMDSERRIYRPGAVAITGSRIVEVGIDAELTQRFDARETVDSGGGIVHPGFIDAHNHIVHTSCRGVFANVRSASSSQVNFADWKAGVTAEDEAAATVLGCLEMLQGGFTMFIEPGSMFSTESAAEAVERVGLRALFAPIYLWDRQETFDAIPSLVSPSLTARAPVSLDRSLKQLDTELHRNTDPESPVRGYVFVYGVGTASPELLQAAHACARENNVPLHLHAGYVPEEADIYRAITGTSQIVHLQELGVLDEHTVIVHANVLDEAEETAVYESGCKIVWCPAAFFSLGIGQGARFKMAERYHRGVRVSLGTDAARDSTPGDTLLAARYASQTYKDPLSPGALLEMQTVNAAAAAGMETELGSLETGKRADIVVRSAHTAEAYPSNNPLHLLAFTMGTGSVDTVLVNGEVVFSGGRSTRVDEIEAYRSVSESVAARAKRLSIDLQPEWPIMG